From the bacterium genome, one window contains:
- a CDS encoding polysaccharide biosynthesis protein — translation MFSGKTLLITGGTGTFGNAVLKGFLHTDIKEIRVFSRDEK, via the coding sequence ATGTTCAGTGGTAAAACTTTGTTAATTACGGGCGGTACAGGGACATTCGGGAATGCGGTTTTGAAGGGATTCCTTCATACGGACATTAAAGAGATTCGTGTTTTCTCTCGCGATGAGAAGA